Below is a window of Phormidium ambiguum IAM M-71 DNA.
TACCCGTTCTTGCGGAACAGCAAGAAACTTGGGCGATCGATCTTTTAGGTTTTGGCTTTACTGAAAGAAACCCTAAACTTAGCTTTAGTCCTAGTGCGATCGCTACTCATCTCTATTATTCTTGGAAAACTTTAATTGGACAACCAGTAATTTTAGTCGGCGCTTCTATGGGAGGCGCAGCTGCAATTGACTTTACTCTCACTTATCCCGAAGTAGTTAAAAAGTTAGTCCTCATCGATAGTGCTGGCTTCACCGCCGGACCCGCAATGGGTAAATTTTTATTTCCCCCTCTCGGTTATTTAGCAACTGAATTTTTGCGAAATCCTAATGTCCGTCAGCGCATTAGTGTTAATGCTTATTGCGATCCAAAATTTGCTTCTTTAGATGCTCAATTATGTGCAAGATTGCACTTACAAAGTTCCGGTTGGGCACAAGCTTTAATTGCTTTTACTAAAAGTGGGGGTTACGGTTCTTTTAGTAAAAAGCTTTCTGATATTCAGCAACCAACTTTAGTTTTATGGGGAGAATCCGATCGCATTTTAGGTACTGCTGATGCTGAGAAATTTGCCAAGGCGATCGCTAAAAGCAAACTTATTTGGATTCCCAACTGTGGTCACGTACCCCACCTAGAAAAACCCGAAACTACTGCTCAGTATATTTCAAGCTTTATCGCTTAAATATAATTTAGTAATTTTTATAATTTTTGAACTGTGCAAAAAAAATCGCAAAAAATCCTTAAGTGCCTACTCTTTTGGCAGCTGCACTTTCCCTGTAAAAAATTTTCAATAAGCTTTTTCTAGCAACCGTAAAGAGGAGTTTAGGACATTATTTATGACTACAACTATTGCTTTGTTTGCTTTCAGCCTTCTGCTTAAATTATTTAGCGATCGCTTAATTTTGCAAAACAATTTGTTCGCACATCCGTTCCTCTAAATGTTCTAACAAAGTATCCACATCTTTTGCCACTTCAGTAAAACAGTCAGGTGGTGGCGGTTCTGGTTCAAACTGCACCAGCTTAATTTGACCACTACCAATCCCAATAATCAAAACCTCTTGCTTTGGATCGTGTGCATCCAAAATGCCCAGAATTTCCTGAAGTTGATTTTCAACCTTATGATTTAAAGCCTCGATCGCATTTCTCGGACAATAAACAAAATGCGGTTTAGGTTCGAGATCGATACCCAAAGTATCTTCACTCTCTCCTCTTTCTAGCTTTAATCCCCAAGCTAAAGCAGCTAATTCTTTCTGATTTTGCTTGACGAATTCATTTAACTGTTGTCGCCAGTTATTCGCGCCCTGATTTGACTGGGTACTACCAAACATCATAATTACTTGCGTTCTGTCGTTGCCAATGTTAAATTCAAAACTTCAAATCAGATCATACTCGCCAAAGAGTAACATAAATTCCCATTGTTCGAGTAATTGTTTTGTTTTATTTCCGAATCTCGCACTGTGTCATCTTGGCCTAACTAACTCACAGAAATAGAATACTTTTATTAAAGAGACAGTCATTCCACAATTGATTCCTGAGCTTTTGCTATCTGAGCGGCTTTCATCACCTCTGGAAGTC
It encodes the following:
- a CDS encoding alpha/beta fold hydrolase; the encoded protein is MWPSFLPNFVEQLTESSSIALAKNIQYQPIFTPLSEQPIGTTYVKLGIGNPPILLLHGFDSSVLEFRRLLPVLAEQQETWAIDLLGFGFTERNPKLSFSPSAIATHLYYSWKTLIGQPVILVGASMGGAAAIDFTLTYPEVVKKLVLIDSAGFTAGPAMGKFLFPPLGYLATEFLRNPNVRQRISVNAYCDPKFASLDAQLCARLHLQSSGWAQALIAFTKSGGYGSFSKKLSDIQQPTLVLWGESDRILGTADAEKFAKAIAKSKLIWIPNCGHVPHLEKPETTAQYISSFIA